One region of bacterium genomic DNA includes:
- a CDS encoding type II toxin-antitoxin system HicB family antitoxin translates to MIREYIQSALEHANYEKIEDEEPYYGEIPDLQGVWATGITLEECRNKLAEVLDGWLLVRLSRGLPIPPINNVEIKIPTDTNVA, encoded by the coding sequence ATGATTAGAGAATACATTCAAAGTGCACTAGAACACGCTAATTACGAAAAGATTGAGGATGAGGAACCCTATTATGGTGAAATCCCTGATCTGCAAGGCGTATGGGCAACAGGGATTACTCTTGAGGAGTGTCGGAACAAGTTAGCTGAAGTACTTGATGGCTGGCTGCTCGTAAGGCTATCACGAGGCTTACCGATTCCTCCCATTAATAATGTGGAGATAAAAATCCCAACGGACA